In the Primulina eburnea isolate SZY01 chromosome 15, ASM2296580v1, whole genome shotgun sequence genome, CAAAAAcctgtgtgagacggtctacaggtcgtattttatgagacgaatctcttatttgggtcatccatgaaaaaatattactttttattgtgaatatcggtaaggttgacctgtctcacaagagacctactcttttatATAtacctatttttttttattataatttattaactaCTAAACAACTTAGGAGTTGTTTTAAAGAACTTATAAGCTCATTCGCCCCGAACTCCTCATCTATATATGTGTTCTAGAAAAATAGACGAGTAATCAACTTTAAACTCCAAAATTTATATCGAATTCGCAAGTATTTTAAGTACGAGTAAATGCTTgactaatatttttttaattacgtTTTAAACAAATTTTATACCTACATTACTGCTAATACAACTAATGGATAGCCTCATATTCTCTCTAAtctaaggttttttttttttaaaaatgttattGTTACAGCACATATACAATAGTTTAGGGGGAAAATATTTACTCAATGTGTGCTTAGCTGTCAAAGAGCATATATAACAgtgctcataatctcaacgcAGGATTTTCAATAATCGACATTGGACACTATGCATGCCTTTTCATTCCTATATTTTATCTTCTaacttttatataaaaatacattatTATACATCATATTTCTTAAAtggaaattaaattaaaattaataaaagtaCACGaatagtttatttaatttaaagtgtaattaattaatgaagCAATTGGGAAAATAATATGGATATTCTTGCCTTCAACTCTTGGGCAAGTAGAATTAATGACAAGAAtgcccatatatatatatatatataatattcctGTGAGAAGTGAACAACAcgatttgataaaaaaaaaagagacaaaTCTTTGAAGGGTTTTTGTGTCAAATTACGTGACAAATATTAATCTGAGTGtgtttttgaatttaatttGAGAAAATGAAGTGTTTCACATGACATGTATTAGTTTCATGTGGTCACATGCAAAGGAGTTCTCCCATGTTATTATGATCATCAATGTGCGATGAAAGTCAGAGCAGACCATGTCTAATTATTCATTTGCCACTCAGCAAATATATTTTAACATTGTTTTTCATGATGACATAAACATGACCATGATATATGGATGAATGAGTGACAATGATCATTCACCCAGTACATGTGTCATATATTGAGTCGATGGAGACAATATCCATCTGAGTAGCATCTACCAAGCCATCGAGGTGTCACTGCACATAATATCACCTATCAACATTAATGCTTTCAGGTGGCGAGAATTTTGATTAATCAATGAAATGTTAAAACGTTACCATATTCCTCGACATTTACGATACTACGAATCAAGTGCCAACAGTGGGATAGATGGTTGATTAGCATAAACTTGTCCAAATATACATTTCCAGACAAAGACCAAACAAAGGTTTGCTCCAAATACCAATGCACGCTAATGAAATTCCTAACTCAAACGGAGGGAGCGGGGCAGACTTGCACATAATATATTAATGGTGGGTGTGGCTTTAATCGCCTCGGTTTCGTGTATGTTATCAAACAACAATGGCAGGACCCACGCCTCTCAAATTCTACTTTATAAATAACCTGCAGTAACATTGCACCTTCGCATCGAGGGCCTGCCTCAAGTTGCGGACATCCCCTCACGTTAAGCTATaataacatattattttttttgcttCTTCTTAATTCCAATTCAAGATGTGCCTCAAAATTTTGTTTGCCAAACCAAAATGAAACCATCTTTGCATCTGATCCAATATTGTAATAATTATGTATTGGGTCACCCATCACGTAAATTTTTCTGCTACCCGAAACAAAGCAAGTTGCGTCGCAACAATGTTGCATAATCACGGACATAGAGATATGGATAGGATATCACACGTACTAGGAACAAAATATTTCAGAGTATAAAATACGATATATATGAAAGGATTCAACTATTTCATACACACATGAACACACGTACAGTTATGAAAATTACAATGCATATACATATTGATAGTTGAAATCGAGCAGATTTAagtataattaattatatatcgCTAGTTCATTCATAGCAGTATAAAATGTAATCTTGTTTTTTCAACggatataattaaattatatgttCTTACTTTTTGATCCATATCCTTAGTACCTTTCAAAATAGCcgttatatctatatatatatatatatatatatatatatatatatatatatatatatatatatatatatatatatatatatatatatatatatatatatatttgcctTTCTTCACTAAATTTTGCGTAATATTATATTGATTTTTGACAGATATATCAATCATGCAGCTGCCTCAAGTATCATTGTCCAAAATATTCGacacaataaaaaaaacaatttaaaagTACATCTAAGTGGTCACTCCGCGTTACCAACTCCCCCCTATGTTTCAATACAAACTGCTCAATTGATAATCTGAATTATAATAAAGATATGCAAGATACAACGGACGATCGATTGaacatattatattaaatataagtAGATTGTTACTCTAGATGCAGCACATGCTCAATCGTTTAATACATGATAAATTTCGTGATATGGACACAAAAGATTACTAAACTTATAACCAACACTTTTCGATATCATTGGTGATAATGGTTGAagtttttttttgtctttttttatcTTCCAAGGTGTCCATGTGCTGTCCCTAGACTCCATCAACAACCTTAGATCACTTGTTTCATATTCACCAGACCACCAAGCTTTTAATATTACCAGCCGTCCGAAAACATTACCTCGCCAAATATTAAAcctagataaaaaaaaaaaaaaaaaaagctatgTCAACAATGTAATCAAACCGTAAAAAGCATGCTTCATCCCTCTATAAAGCACACCCAAATTTCGTGGCTCAAACTTCATGCATTAATTATATAACTCACCAAACCAAACTCTCCAACTTCCATCACAAATGGAATCCCTTCAAGCCACCTCAAAATGCGTCGAACCAAGTTTTAGCCCCGGCTCGAGCCCCAGGATTTCTTTCTCGGCCGAGTTTCTCGATGAAAACAACTTCATCTCCATATGTCCAAACCCTCGGTCGGAAAAAGAGATGGCCGAGAGGGCTTCGCGCAACGTGGAATTCGAGTTTCTTTCTGGAAAATTAACCAGCATGATCACAGCGGATGAACTGTTCAGTGAAGGTAAGTTGCTTCCCTTCTGGCAAATGCATCATGTCGAAAAACTCAACAAGGTCAGCCTCAAAACGATGAATATTGAGGAAACGCCGGGAGAAAGCGAGAAAAATAACAAGGGAGGGAGCAGAATCAACTGGTTTCTTGACGATGATCCCTCCCCTAGACCACCTAAATGTACTGTTCTGTGGAAGGAGTTACTGAGACTGAAAAAACAACGTCCCTCGACTCTATCCCCGTCTTCGTCTTCTTTCACGAACTCAGCAGCCGAAATTCCATCAGCGGATCACGAGAAAAAAGAAGGGGCATGGAATAAAGAAAAGGTAGTGAAGAGAATCAAGAAAGGCCTTGAAAGAACGAGATCAGCTAATATAAGAATAAGGCCTGTGATTAATGTGCCTATTTGCAACCAAGGCAAAAACACTGCACTGCCTCAActtttttcttcaagaaaaggAAAACTAATAGAGAGGTAAAAGATATTGAGGTGATCATCATGATGTAGAGATGTTGTATTTGCTACTTTAGTATGATTAATTTTCCCCCTTTCTTCCTAATTTTTTTGGGTGTTTTTAATTTATCCGCTGAATTATGCATCGTGAAtgctatttatatat is a window encoding:
- the LOC140814547 gene encoding uncharacterized protein; the protein is MESLQATSKCVEPSFSPGSSPRISFSAEFLDENNFISICPNPRSEKEMAERASRNVEFEFLSGKLTSMITADELFSEGKLLPFWQMHHVEKLNKVSLKTMNIEETPGESEKNNKGGSRINWFLDDDPSPRPPKCTVLWKELLRLKKQRPSTLSPSSSSFTNSAAEIPSADHEKKEGAWNKEKVVKRIKKGLERTRSANIRIRPVINVPICNQGKNTALPQLFSSRKGKLIER